Proteins from a single region of Sphaerochaeta globosa str. Buddy:
- the tnpC gene encoding IS66 family transposase: protein MDQKGNNRKDFEQLNHKIDLLAMSNSRLVSQVSELLSQNKELQKSSQAQAKEFTKAITELKSIIKEKDAELANLREQVNKDSSNSSKPPSTDFCKKPNPKPSTLNSRNGKGTTKKTNGGQKGHPDKTMELKSAPDAIERCLPKDCEGCPLFGKCEATVVGSRNVVDLAIQAYQTQFDQVQYSCPIQGGAIIRGEYPAGVNSHFQYGDTLKSLVVTLSSFGMMSMSRIAETINALAGITMSDATVNNMILSCSDKCKQQLPKLRKLLLDSHSIGFDETGIRVCGKNHWMHTASTKDLTLLVSSPKRGKPGIDDCGVLPHFKGVAVHDCWSSYYHKDYAGAAHALCCAHIDRELQGVTDNYKQRWARQFQKLLMSMYVTKNKLLAEGVTKAPSTMLKGFSNQYDKIVGSGIRRNPIPKVLKKGRGRPRKGTARSLVDRLQKLKADVMRFFTDFNVPYSNNIAEKSYRLPKKKIQIAGTFRASDGGERFATIFSIIDTCRKNGLGPIEALSQVFAGTFSLDFLNQPVR from the coding sequence ATGGACCAGAAAGGGAACAACAGGAAGGATTTTGAGCAGCTCAATCATAAGATTGATTTGCTAGCCATGTCCAATTCCCGATTGGTATCCCAGGTATCAGAACTCCTCAGCCAGAACAAGGAGCTGCAGAAATCCAGTCAGGCACAGGCCAAGGAATTCACCAAAGCCATTACAGAGCTCAAGTCAATCATCAAGGAAAAAGATGCTGAACTTGCCAATCTCAGGGAACAGGTGAACAAGGACAGTTCCAACAGCAGCAAGCCACCCTCGACGGATTTCTGCAAAAAGCCCAATCCGAAGCCATCCACCCTCAATAGCAGGAATGGCAAAGGTACGACCAAGAAGACCAATGGCGGACAGAAAGGCCATCCCGACAAGACAATGGAACTCAAGTCAGCACCTGATGCAATTGAGCGCTGTCTGCCCAAAGATTGTGAAGGTTGTCCCCTTTTCGGCAAATGTGAGGCCACCGTTGTCGGTTCGCGTAATGTCGTCGATTTGGCCATACAGGCTTACCAGACACAATTTGACCAGGTGCAATACAGTTGTCCCATACAGGGAGGGGCGATCATCAGAGGGGAATATCCTGCAGGTGTCAATTCACACTTCCAGTACGGTGATACGCTCAAGTCCCTGGTTGTCACCCTGAGTTCCTTTGGGATGATGAGCATGTCCAGGATAGCAGAGACAATCAATGCCCTTGCCGGAATCACCATGAGTGATGCGACGGTGAACAACATGATCCTTTCCTGCTCAGACAAATGCAAGCAGCAGCTTCCCAAGCTCAGGAAGCTGCTGCTCGACTCCCATAGCATCGGCTTTGACGAGACAGGCATCCGCGTCTGTGGCAAGAACCACTGGATGCATACCGCATCCACCAAGGACCTGACACTCCTTGTCAGCAGTCCAAAAAGGGGCAAGCCAGGTATCGACGATTGTGGGGTGCTTCCTCATTTCAAGGGTGTGGCAGTCCACGATTGCTGGAGTTCCTATTACCACAAGGACTATGCTGGTGCTGCCCACGCACTCTGCTGTGCCCATATAGACCGTGAGCTGCAGGGTGTCACTGACAACTACAAGCAAAGATGGGCAAGACAGTTCCAGAAGCTGCTGATGAGTATGTATGTGACCAAGAACAAGCTTCTTGCCGAGGGTGTCACCAAGGCCCCCAGTACCATGCTCAAGGGTTTCAGTAACCAGTATGACAAGATAGTGGGGAGCGGGATCAGAAGGAACCCCATCCCCAAGGTGCTAAAAAAAGGCAGGGGAAGGCCAAGGAAGGGTACAGCCCGGAGTTTGGTGGACAGGTTGCAGAAACTCAAGGCCGATGTGATGAGATTCTTCACTGACTTCAACGTCCCGTACTCAAATAATATTGCGGAGAAGTCTTATCGCCTTCCGAAGAAAAAAATACAGATAGCTGGCACGTTCAGAGCAAGTGATGGAGGGGAGCGTTTCGCTACCATATTCTCCATCATCGATACTTGCCGCAAAAACGGGCTCGGTCCAATAGAGGCACTATCCCAGGTCTTTGCAGGTACGTTCTCTCTTGATTTTCTGAATCAGCCTGTTAGGTGA
- a CDS encoding ABC transporter substrate-binding protein, which yields MKKLTVCLLVLLLASSVLFAAGGAEQKSGAKEIVIGVFEPLTGENGGGGYQEVLGMRYANKVYPTVKINGETYNVKLVEADNKSDKTEAVTAAQSLISSGASVILGSYGSGVSIAAGDIFLDNKVPAIGASCTNPQVTLGNDYYYRVCFLDPFQGTVMANFAWQEGAKKAAVITQLGDDYSSGLGNFFLRAFKELGGNVVSEQQFQTNTTDFKSILTNIKAANPDVIFAPSSIATAPLIIKQARELGITAKIMAGDTWENSSIIENAGASAEGVVLSTFFDDADPATAEAAKFIEGFKKYLVENKQPDIIPAVSALGYDAYITALKAIELANSSKGSAIRDALAKVDVEGVTGRIVFNENGDANKDMAFIKVVEGGQFKFLKTVSVI from the coding sequence ATGAAGAAACTAACTGTGTGCTTGTTGGTTCTATTGCTAGCCTCTTCCGTGCTCTTTGCTGCCGGTGGGGCAGAACAGAAGAGTGGGGCAAAAGAAATTGTGATCGGAGTATTTGAACCCCTCACTGGTGAAAACGGCGGCGGCGGCTACCAGGAAGTCCTGGGCATGCGCTACGCCAACAAGGTCTATCCTACCGTTAAGATCAACGGTGAGACCTACAACGTCAAATTGGTCGAAGCAGACAACAAGTCTGACAAAACCGAAGCAGTCACCGCAGCCCAAAGCCTTATCTCCAGCGGTGCTTCCGTCATTCTCGGCTCCTACGGCTCAGGCGTATCGATTGCAGCCGGCGACATTTTCCTTGACAACAAGGTACCCGCCATCGGCGCATCCTGCACCAACCCGCAGGTAACCCTCGGAAATGACTATTACTATCGCGTATGTTTCCTTGACCCGTTCCAGGGCACCGTCATGGCCAACTTCGCTTGGCAGGAAGGCGCCAAGAAGGCTGCAGTCATTACCCAGCTTGGTGACGACTACTCCTCTGGCCTTGGTAACTTCTTCCTCAGAGCCTTCAAGGAACTGGGTGGCAACGTTGTCAGCGAACAACAGTTCCAGACCAACACCACCGACTTCAAGTCGATTCTGACTAACATCAAGGCAGCTAACCCTGACGTAATCTTCGCCCCGTCCTCCATCGCCACCGCTCCGCTTATCATTAAGCAGGCTCGCGAGCTGGGCATCACAGCCAAAATCATGGCTGGCGACACCTGGGAAAACTCTTCTATTATAGAGAACGCAGGCGCGAGTGCTGAAGGCGTTGTACTCTCCACATTCTTTGACGATGCAGACCCTGCAACCGCAGAAGCTGCAAAGTTCATCGAAGGCTTCAAGAAGTACCTGGTAGAGAACAAGCAGCCGGACATCATCCCCGCAGTCTCCGCACTCGGATACGATGCCTACATCACCGCTCTGAAGGCCATCGAGTTGGCAAACTCCTCCAAGGGTTCTGCCATTCGTGACGCCCTGGCTAAAGTCGATGTAGAAGGCGTAACCGGTCGTATCGTATTCAACGAAAATGGTGATGCCAACAAAGACATGGCTTTCATCAAGGTCGTTGAGGGCGGCCAGTTCAAGTTCCTCAAGACTGTAAGCGTTATCTAA
- a CDS encoding branched-chain amino acid ABC transporter permease, whose translation MSMTTILQHCLTGISLGGAYALIAIGYTLVYGILRLINFAHGDIFMMAGYFMIFSLASFPWPVAIVITLVVTTAMGILIERMAYKPLRSSPRMSIMISAIGVSYLLQNLSTYLFTAIPRGYPEIPILKRIFQMGELSASFVTILTPALTIVLVIILMVLVNKTKTGMAMRAVSKDFETAKLMGININRVISVTFAIGSFLAGVGSILYFTDRMSVTPFSGTLPGLKCFVAAVFGGIGNIPGAVVGGFFIGIVETLLVALGYSTFSDAFTFFLLIVMLLVRPTGLFGEKTVEKV comes from the coding sequence ATGAGTATGACAACAATCCTGCAGCACTGCCTGACAGGAATATCCCTGGGAGGAGCCTACGCCTTGATAGCCATCGGTTATACGTTGGTGTACGGCATCCTTCGACTGATCAACTTCGCCCATGGCGATATCTTCATGATGGCAGGCTACTTCATGATCTTCTCGCTTGCCAGCTTCCCCTGGCCGGTAGCCATTGTCATCACCTTGGTGGTAACCACTGCGATGGGCATCCTTATTGAACGCATGGCCTATAAACCGCTACGCAGTTCACCCCGAATGTCCATTATGATCAGTGCCATCGGCGTTTCCTATCTCTTGCAGAACCTCTCAACCTATCTCTTCACCGCCATTCCCCGCGGCTATCCCGAAATTCCCATTCTCAAGCGGATTTTCCAGATGGGTGAGCTCTCGGCTTCCTTTGTAACCATTCTTACTCCGGCTCTCACCATTGTTCTGGTGATCATCCTGATGGTATTGGTCAACAAGACCAAAACCGGTATGGCCATGCGGGCGGTGAGCAAGGACTTTGAAACAGCAAAACTGATGGGTATCAACATCAACCGGGTCATCTCGGTGACCTTTGCCATCGGCTCCTTCCTTGCCGGTGTTGGTTCCATCCTCTATTTTACCGACCGTATGTCGGTAACCCCGTTCTCCGGAACGCTTCCGGGCCTCAAGTGCTTCGTAGCTGCCGTATTCGGCGGAATCGGGAACATTCCCGGTGCTGTGGTGGGAGGCTTCTTTATCGGCATCGTCGAAACCCTGCTCGTAGCGCTGGGCTACTCAACCTTCTCCGACGCCTTCACCTTCTTTCTCTTGATCGTGATGTTGCTCGTACGACCGACCGGACTATTCGGCGAAAAAACGGTGGAGAAAGTATGA
- a CDS encoding branched-chain amino acid ABC transporter permease: protein MIKIKRNNIYTIVTLALLLAFLYWLSANRLQHGMLVSVLQKGVILALVAVSMNLLNGFTGLFSLGQAGFMSIGAYTTAILLIPVQNLDGVYYMNGVHPAIRAFKTMVASSPELVRIVFPFVALLLGGLLAAFAAAFVGIAVLRLKSDYLAIATLGLSEIVRAIFSSPQFDQVTNGSYGLNKIPNFPPMLWGAIPSLITPFIVVAFCIVFIMLLIKSSYGRAFKAIREDEIAAEAMGINLFKHKEMSFVISSFFSAVAGGLLAMYMRSIEAKTFSITLTYDILLIVVIGGIGSVTGSVISAFLVTAAKEWWLRFFDQPLTIGTFEVPLFRTGFRMVIFSILLMIVVLIYRKGLMGTNEFNWDRIINRLRFRNKKKEGGQA, encoded by the coding sequence ATGATCAAGATCAAACGAAACAACATCTATACCATTGTCACCCTGGCCCTTCTCTTGGCATTCCTTTACTGGCTCAGTGCCAACCGCCTGCAGCACGGAATGCTTGTCTCGGTTCTGCAGAAGGGTGTCATTCTTGCCTTGGTGGCAGTCTCGATGAACCTGCTCAACGGCTTCACCGGGCTGTTCAGCCTCGGCCAAGCCGGTTTCATGTCCATCGGAGCCTATACCACCGCCATCCTGCTCATCCCGGTGCAGAACCTTGACGGTGTCTACTACATGAACGGTGTGCATCCGGCGATTCGGGCCTTCAAGACAATGGTTGCCTCGTCCCCCGAGCTTGTACGGATTGTATTCCCCTTCGTCGCCCTGCTTCTCGGCGGACTGCTTGCAGCCTTTGCTGCTGCTTTTGTCGGCATTGCCGTCCTCAGGCTGAAGAGTGACTACCTCGCCATCGCAACCCTGGGCTTGTCGGAGATCGTACGGGCTATATTTTCCTCCCCGCAATTCGACCAAGTCACCAATGGTTCCTATGGCCTGAACAAGATTCCCAACTTCCCACCCATGCTTTGGGGAGCCATTCCTTCTCTCATTACCCCCTTCATTGTGGTTGCCTTCTGCATTGTTTTCATTATGCTCCTCATCAAGAGCTCCTATGGACGTGCCTTCAAGGCCATCCGCGAGGATGAGATTGCAGCTGAGGCAATGGGCATAAACCTATTCAAACACAAGGAGATGAGCTTTGTAATTAGCTCGTTCTTCTCAGCTGTTGCCGGTGGCCTGTTGGCCATGTACATGCGCTCCATTGAGGCGAAGACCTTCTCCATCACCCTGACCTACGACATTCTGTTGATCGTTGTCATCGGAGGAATCGGAAGCGTCACCGGTTCGGTGATCAGCGCCTTTTTGGTAACCGCTGCAAAGGAGTGGTGGCTGCGCTTCTTCGATCAGCCGCTCACTATCGGAACCTTTGAGGTCCCGCTCTTCCGCACCGGCTTCAGAATGGTCATATTCTCCATCCTTCTGATGATCGTCGTCCTCATCTACCGAAAGGGTCTGATGGGAACCAATGAGTTCAACTGGGATAGGATAATCAACCGACTCAGGTTCAGAAACAAGAAGAAAGAAGGAGGCCAGGCATGA
- a CDS encoding ABC transporter ATP-binding protein — translation MSDILLKTEHITMQFGGVVAVDDLNIEISKDKITALIGPNGAGKTTAFNVITGGYQPSNGRVTFDGLVIGENYPRSKMKKIYNGTYKTPFEKQVVNTPDKITRLGMARTFQNIRLFKDLTVFENVLIAKHCHIKAGLFSCTFRLNREEELKMYQDTEALLERVGLLGSRDEKSSSLPYGKQRRLEIARALATGPKLLLLDEPAAGMNPKETEELSLFIKEIKDSFNLTIFLIEHHMNLVMDISDTIYVLDYGKTIAQGTPAEVQNDPAVIRAYLGVDEA, via the coding sequence ATGAGTGACATCCTCCTGAAGACCGAACACATTACCATGCAGTTCGGCGGTGTGGTCGCCGTCGATGATTTGAACATTGAAATATCGAAGGACAAAATTACCGCCCTTATCGGACCGAACGGGGCCGGTAAGACTACTGCCTTCAACGTAATCACCGGAGGCTATCAGCCGTCCAATGGTCGGGTGACCTTTGACGGTCTGGTCATCGGGGAAAACTATCCGCGGTCGAAGATGAAGAAAATCTACAACGGAACCTACAAGACTCCGTTTGAGAAGCAAGTCGTCAACACCCCGGATAAAATTACCCGCCTGGGTATGGCTCGTACCTTCCAGAACATCCGCCTTTTCAAGGACCTTACTGTTTTCGAAAACGTCCTGATCGCCAAGCACTGCCATATCAAGGCAGGACTCTTTTCCTGTACCTTCCGCCTCAACCGAGAGGAGGAACTGAAGATGTATCAGGACACCGAGGCACTCTTGGAGCGGGTGGGGTTGCTTGGCAGCCGGGATGAGAAGTCATCCTCCCTGCCGTACGGCAAGCAGCGCAGGCTCGAAATAGCCCGCGCCCTTGCAACCGGACCAAAGTTGCTTTTGCTTGATGAGCCGGCAGCAGGAATGAACCCCAAGGAGACAGAGGAACTTTCGCTGTTTATTAAGGAGATCAAGGATTCGTTCAACCTGACCATTTTCTTGATCGAGCACCATATGAATCTGGTCATGGATATCTCGGACACCATCTATGTCCTTGACTATGGCAAGACCATAGCCCAGGGAACACCGGCAGAGGTGCAGAATGATCCTGCCGTCATCAGGGCATACTTGGGGGTGGATGAAGCATGA
- a CDS encoding ABC transporter ATP-binding protein — MSVLEIQDLKVCYGGIVALNGISFSVDEGKIVTLIGANGAGKSTTLRSIMGLVPITSGTITYNGVKLNGMDTRKIVEMGLVLVPEGRRVFPNLTTLENLKIGGYLQDKSHEQQGLERVYELFPRLKERHWQLAGTLSGGEQQMLAVGRALMANPKMIMMDEPSLGLAPLVVKDIFSIIKKINEAGVTVLLIEQNANVALRTAHTGYVMETGNITLSGPGRELLENEEIKFAYLGKSK, encoded by the coding sequence ATGAGTGTATTGGAAATACAAGACTTGAAAGTCTGTTACGGTGGTATTGTAGCTCTCAACGGTATTTCATTCTCTGTTGATGAAGGCAAAATTGTCACCCTCATCGGAGCGAACGGTGCCGGTAAGTCGACTACCTTGCGTTCCATTATGGGCTTGGTTCCCATAACCAGCGGCACTATCACCTACAACGGGGTGAAGCTCAATGGAATGGATACGCGAAAGATTGTGGAAATGGGACTGGTATTAGTTCCGGAAGGCCGCAGGGTGTTCCCGAACCTCACTACGCTGGAGAACCTGAAGATCGGGGGCTACCTCCAGGATAAGAGTCATGAGCAGCAAGGCCTGGAACGGGTCTATGAACTCTTTCCCCGGCTTAAGGAACGGCACTGGCAGCTAGCCGGTACCCTTTCAGGCGGCGAGCAACAAATGCTGGCCGTAGGAAGAGCCCTGATGGCCAACCCGAAGATGATCATGATGGATGAGCCATCCCTTGGGCTGGCTCCCTTGGTGGTGAAGGATATTTTCTCCATCATCAAGAAAATCAACGAAGCTGGGGTGACCGTCCTGCTCATTGAGCAGAACGCCAACGTCGCTCTCAGAACCGCTCATACCGGCTACGTCATGGAGACGGGGAACATCACCCTCTCAGGACCGGGAAGGGAACTCTTGGAGAACGAAGAGATCAAGTTCGCCTATTTGGGGAAGTCAAAGTAA